In the genome of Thermodesulfovibrio thiophilus DSM 17215, the window CTATAGCTTCAATCAAATCTTTGAGTGAGGGTTCTTTCTCTAATCTTAAATTATGCCCCTTTACATAATCTGTGTGAAATCGCACACAGAATCGGCAAATATTTGTACATCTATTGGTAACATTCAAATACAGAGAGTCTCGAATTTTGTAGGCTATTTCACCTCTGGGCAGGTCTCCTATACGAAAAAGTCTGTTTACATTTACCGTTGTTATTCTATCAATATCCTCAACTGTTACTCCTTTTATTTCTGCCAGAGCCTTAGCTATGAAAAACAAATAGGACGGTTCATTTTTTCTGCCACGCATGGGTTCAGGTGCAAGATATGGAGCATCTGTTTCAATCATCAAGTATTCATCAGGAATATACTTTACAACTTCTTTAATTTTTTGAGCATTTTTAAATGTAATCACTCCAGAGATTGAAATAAAAAAACCAAGTTCTATAGCTTCTTTTGCCTGTTTTATATTACCACCAAAACAATGCATAACTCCTTTATTAACACCAGATTCTTTTAAAATTTTTATGGTATCTTCAAATGCTTCTCTTGAGTGAACAACAACAGGAAGTCCAACATCTCTGGCAAGCTCAAGCTGTCTAGCAAATGCTGATTGTTGAATATGTCTTGGTGAATAATCATAGTGATAGTCAAGCCCGATTTCACCTATGGCAATTA includes:
- a CDS encoding TatD family hydrolase yields the protein MIDSHCHLEMFKKELPDVIRRSFDAGVNTIITVSSDPESIEQAVKIADDYPMVYATVGLHPHDADKLNNEILKRIFELSRHPKVIAIGEIGLDYHYDYSPRHIQQSAFARQLELARDVGLPVVVHSREAFEDTIKILKESGVNKGVMHCFGGNIKQAKEAIELGFFISISGVITFKNAQKIKEVVKYIPDEYLMIETDAPYLAPEPMRGRKNEPSYLFFIAKALAEIKGVTVEDIDRITTVNVNRLFRIGDLPRGEIAYKIRDSLYLNVTNRCTNICRFCVRFHTDYVKGHNLRLEKEPSLKDLIEAIGDPKLYREVVFCGYGEPFLRLDLIKDIAKWIKENGGRVRINTNGHGNLIHGRRILPELEGLIDSISISLNAQDKETYNQICNPSNPNAYDEVIEFIKDAKKYVPYVQVTVVDMERVDLKKCEEIANSLNVNFKVRHLDQVG